From Scatophagus argus isolate fScaArg1 chromosome 2, fScaArg1.pri, whole genome shotgun sequence, a single genomic window includes:
- the LOC124049778 gene encoding carbohydrate sulfotransferase 12-like, producing MPTWRGLRVAFILGSLLMILLIIVYWDDTGGFSLYKLQEPKHASHLPQSYPQTTTGPSRSTSTIRAQTSSSFTVPTTGWRTTPVPEEAGGAFEEYAEEEEEEEWLDKEKQWMEETREDVEMESFTDVNDGQEARKTRITDVCSGKYGVEFPGRNRTFEQIPNRELDHLIVDDTHQIIYCYVPKVACTNWKRVMVVLSQSLISPSSGRPYTEPEAIPPDAVHNSSLYLTFAKFWRHYGSLSRHRMAVKLKHYTKFLFVRDPFVRLISAFRNKFGRPNEDFYRQFGSVIMRRYGNVTGRLPETAVKAFTAGVKPTFRQFITYLLDPETERKSIFNEHWRQVYRLCHPCQVKYDFIGRLETLETDADQLLKLLDVEDLVRFPAGSQNRTSASWERDWFAQIPVTMRRKLYQLYEPDFELFGYPIPDSVL from the exons CTACGAGTGGCGTTCATCCTTGGCTCTTTGTTAATGATCCTGCTGATCATCGTCTACTGGGACGACACCGGGGGCTTCAGCCTCTACAAGCTACAGGAGCCCAAACATGCGTCTCACCTCCCTCAGTCGTACCCTCAGACGACTACGGGCCCTTCGCGCTCCACGTCCACCATCAGAGCCCAGACCAGTTCTTCCTTCACCGTCCCCACTACTGGCTGGAGAACAACACCAGTCCCCGAGGAGGCGGGAGGAGCATTTGAGGAAtatgcagaggaggaggaggaggaagagtggctggacaaagaaaaacagtggatGGAGGAAACAAGGGAGGATGTGGAGATGGAGAGTTTTACTGATGTGAATGATGGACAGGAGGCGAGGAAGACGAGAATAACGGATGTGTGTTCAGGAAAGTATGGTGTTGAATTTCCCGGAAGGAATCGGACATTTGAGCAGATCCCCAACAGGGAACTGGATCACCTTATTGTGGACGACACCCACCAGATTATCTACTGCTATGTTCCCAAG GTTGCGTGCACCAACTGGAAGAGAGTGATGGTGGTTCTGTCTCAGTCTCTGATCTCGCCCTCCTCAGGAAGGCCTTACACTGAACCGGAGGCCATACCTCCTGACGCCGTACACAACTCCTCTCTCTACCTCACTTTCGCCaa GTTTTGGCGCCATTATGGTTCACTGTCCCGTCACAGGATGGCAGTCAAGCTCAAGCACTACACAAAGTTTCTGTTTGTACGAGACCCTTTTGTTCGCCTCATCTCGGCCTTCAGGAACAAGTTTGGAAG GCCAAACGAAGACTTCTACAGGCAGTTTGGTTCAGTCATAATGCGTCGGTATGGTAACGTGACAGGCCGTTTGCCAGAGACGGCAGTCAAGGCCTTCACAGCAGGAGTGAAACCGACGTTTCGGCAGTTTATCACCTACCTGCTGGATCCAGAGACCGAGAGGAAGAGTATCTTCAACGAGCACTGGCGGCAG gtgtACCGCCTGTGCCATCCATGCCAGGTGAAGTACGACTTCATTGGACGACTAGAAACCCTGGAAACAGACGCAGATCAACTGCTGAAGCTTCTGGACGTGGAGGATCTAGTACGCTTCCCCGCTGGCTCCCAAAATCGCACTTCAGCCAGCTGGGAAAGAGACTGGTTTGCACAGATTCCTGTAACAATGAGGAGAAAACTATATCAGCTGTATGAGCCAGACTTTGAGCTGTTCGGCTATCCAATACCTGACAGCGTGCTCTAG